One stretch of Nocardia mangyaensis DNA includes these proteins:
- a CDS encoding toxin-antitoxin system HicB family antitoxin produces MDLNAHTARLREELIAAAALGDEKTQATAAALAAAVESSSRLVLLSALSELAAEISTELGDRTVHIRLDGTDAVADVRKNTPSGPEEPPTFEEMTGDISRVTLRLVEQLKSRAEEAAAQNGQSLNSWLSGAVSGALRDQMRGPGGKGW; encoded by the coding sequence ATGGATCTGAACGCTCACACCGCGCGGCTGCGCGAGGAACTGATCGCCGCCGCTGCTCTCGGCGACGAGAAAACGCAGGCCACCGCCGCCGCCCTGGCCGCCGCGGTGGAGAGCTCGAGCCGGCTCGTGCTGCTCTCGGCACTGTCGGAACTGGCCGCCGAGATCAGTACCGAGCTCGGCGACCGCACCGTGCACATCCGGCTCGACGGCACCGATGCCGTGGCCGACGTGCGCAAGAACACGCCGTCGGGCCCGGAGGAACCACCGACGTTCGAGGAGATGACCGGCGACATCAGCCGGGTGACCTTGCGTCTGGTCGAACAGCTCAAGTCCAGGGCCGAGGAGGCCGCGGCCCAGAACGGGCAGTCGCTGAACTCCTGGCTCTCCGGCGCCGTCTCCGGCGCGTTGCGCGATCAGATGCGCGGCCCGGGCGGCAAGGGCTGGTGA
- a CDS encoding winged helix-turn-helix domain-containing protein — translation MQRMNAAAARRTALAAQGFGKRRPAKPNRRAVLDVVARTRLLQLDSVSAVVRAHYAPVFSRIGAYDRTLLEGAAWSDSPRARRGLVEYWAHEAALIPVADWPLMRWRMAKYRHGRWSGMRKVVERNPTLGKDILDVVTEVGAASAGEIERHLELDKLRPKGTWWNLSDTKMLCEQLFAAGELSTARRVGFTRHYDLTERVVPADVRGREIGEDEAVRELLRRASRALGIATESDLRDYYRLHRRQSAPAIAALVDAGELVPIDVDGWDAPGYLHPEASTPRRVAGAALLCPFDPLIFCRPRIQRIFGFHYRIEIYTPEPQRVHGYYVFPFLLDGRLVGRVDLRAERGSGRLLAPGAFAEPGYATPETAGALRAALREMADWLELDEVVIGERGDLAPLL, via the coding sequence ATGCAGCGGATGAATGCGGCGGCGGCCCGGCGGACCGCGTTGGCCGCCCAGGGTTTCGGCAAGCGCAGACCGGCCAAACCCAATCGGCGCGCGGTGCTCGATGTGGTCGCCAGAACCCGTCTGCTGCAACTGGATTCGGTGTCTGCGGTGGTGCGCGCGCACTACGCGCCGGTGTTCAGCCGGATCGGCGCCTACGACCGAACCCTGCTCGAGGGCGCGGCCTGGAGCGACAGCCCGCGGGCTCGGCGTGGGTTGGTCGAGTACTGGGCGCACGAGGCGGCGCTGATCCCGGTCGCGGACTGGCCGCTGATGCGCTGGCGGATGGCGAAGTACCGGCACGGGCGCTGGTCGGGGATGCGCAAGGTCGTCGAGCGCAATCCCACCCTGGGCAAGGACATTCTCGATGTGGTCACCGAGGTCGGCGCCGCGAGCGCCGGGGAGATCGAGCGTCACCTCGAACTGGACAAGCTCCGCCCCAAGGGCACCTGGTGGAACCTCAGCGACACCAAGATGCTGTGCGAGCAACTCTTCGCCGCGGGGGAGTTGTCCACCGCGCGCCGGGTCGGATTCACGCGCCACTACGACCTCACCGAACGGGTCGTCCCCGCCGATGTGCGCGGCCGCGAGATCGGCGAGGACGAGGCCGTGCGCGAGCTGTTGCGCCGCGCGAGCCGCGCGCTCGGTATCGCGACCGAATCGGACCTGCGCGACTATTACCGTCTGCACCGCCGCCAGAGTGCCCCGGCGATCGCCGCCTTGGTCGACGCGGGTGAGCTGGTGCCCATCGACGTCGACGGCTGGGACGCGCCCGGCTACCTGCATCCGGAGGCGAGCACCCCGCGCCGGGTCGCCGGCGCCGCGCTGCTGTGCCCGTTCGACCCGCTGATCTTCTGCCGCCCCCGGATCCAGCGAATCTTCGGTTTCCACTACCGGATCGAGATCTACACCCCCGAACCCCAACGGGTGCACGGCTATTACGTGTTCCCGTTCCTGCTCGACGGACGCCTCGTCGGCCGCGTCGATCTGCGGGCCGAGCGCGGCAGCGGCAGGCTGCTCGCGCCCGGTGCCTTCGCCGAACCCGGTTACGCCACTCCGGAGACCGCGGGCGCACTGCGCGCGGCCCTGCGGGAGATGGCCGACTGGCTCGAACTCGACGAGGTGGTGATCGGTGAGCGCGGCGATCTCGCGCCGCTGCTGTGA